One genomic window of uncultured delta proteobacterium includes the following:
- the trmL gene encoding tRNA (cytidine(34)-2'-O)-methyltransferase yields the protein MQLYFPQIRKECNYIFLKRRLWTNTASPLYDQPVHIPFTADGPAMHIVLFEPEIPPNTGNVARLCAATGTALHLIEPLGFSVEDRYLKRAGLDYWPHVAVKVWPCFAAYREHDGAGKRLVMTSSRGGTALHTFTYTPDDALVFGPETRGLPDHMLALSEHKVHIPIRGVVRSLNLSTAAGIILYQALASSGLLDADHELR from the coding sequence ATGCAACTGTATTTTCCGCAAATCCGCAAGGAGTGCAACTACATATTTTTAAAAAGAAGGCTGTGGACAAACACCGCCTCTCCCCTGTATGACCAACCCGTCCATATCCCTTTCACCGCTGATGGTCCCGCCATGCATATCGTCCTGTTCGAACCGGAAATTCCGCCCAACACCGGCAACGTGGCCCGGCTCTGCGCCGCCACGGGCACGGCGCTGCACCTTATCGAACCGCTGGGGTTCTCCGTGGAGGACAGGTACTTGAAACGCGCGGGCCTTGACTACTGGCCCCATGTCGCCGTGAAGGTCTGGCCCTGTTTCGCCGCCTACCGCGAGCATGACGGCGCGGGCAAACGCCTGGTCATGACCAGCAGCCGGGGCGGCACCGCGCTGCACACATTTACCTATACGCCGGACGACGCCCTTGTCTTCGGCCCGGAAACGCGCGGCCTGCCGGATCATATGCTGGCCCTTTCCGAGCACAAGGTCCATATCCCGATCCGCGGCGTTGTCCGCAGCCTGAACCTGTCCACCGCCGCCGGGATCATCCTGTACCAGGCTCTTGCCTCAAGCGGGCTGCTGGATGCCGACCATGAGTTGCGCTGA
- the cobD gene encoding Cobalamin biosynthesis protein CobD: MSCAEFFFPFADLAVYWWLPVTAILLDRCIGDPPRWPHPVRCIGTLLAVVEPRARRLPLPERIAGIFAVLAVLFLTWACARLLLLFPSVFALLFAVYLAFAGLALGQLLREGKAALALLEQNDVAAARTAIGMLVSRDVTRADHDTLCRTLAETLAENFNDAFIAPLFWLVIGGPVGLWLYKAASTMDSVWGYPHEPWTRFGTAAARLDDALAFIPARLTAFFLYCNAMVGAKRNAWPENGLEKPSWPGFARVARDARTMKSPNAGWPMAVCAWIHHAAMGGRAVYAGKAVDKPVLGPPGTVWTTAKLRGLYQALAMTGWGAAALLWAGALLFRLFAS; the protein is encoded by the coding sequence ATGAGTTGCGCTGAGTTTTTTTTCCCGTTCGCGGATCTGGCCGTCTACTGGTGGCTGCCTGTTACCGCGATTCTTCTTGACCGCTGCATCGGCGACCCGCCCCGCTGGCCCCATCCGGTGCGGTGTATCGGCACCCTGCTGGCCGTGGTGGAGCCGCGCGCGCGCCGCCTCCCCCTTCCTGAACGGATCGCGGGCATTTTCGCCGTGCTGGCCGTGCTGTTTCTGACCTGGGCCTGTGCGCGTCTGCTCCTGCTGTTTCCGTCTGTGTTCGCCCTCCTGTTCGCCGTGTACCTCGCCTTCGCGGGTCTGGCCCTCGGCCAGCTTCTGCGGGAAGGCAAGGCCGCGCTCGCCCTGCTGGAACAAAACGACGTCGCCGCTGCCCGGACAGCCATCGGCATGCTGGTCAGCCGCGACGTCACCCGGGCGGATCACGACACCCTCTGCCGGACCCTGGCCGAAACGCTGGCGGAAAATTTCAATGACGCGTTCATCGCCCCGCTGTTCTGGCTCGTCATCGGCGGCCCGGTGGGCCTGTGGCTGTACAAGGCGGCCAGCACCATGGATTCCGTGTGGGGATACCCCCACGAACCCTGGACGCGCTTCGGCACCGCCGCCGCCCGGCTGGACGACGCCCTGGCCTTTATCCCGGCCAGGCTGACGGCCTTCTTTCTCTATTGCAACGCGATGGTGGGCGCAAAACGGAACGCTTGGCCGGAAAACGGGCTGGAGAAACCCTCCTGGCCCGGCTTCGCCCGCGTGGCGCGGGACGCGCGGACCATGAAAAGCCCCAACGCGGGCTGGCCCATGGCGGTCTGCGCCTGGATTCACCATGCGGCCATGGGAGGCCGGGCCGTGTACGCGGGCAAAGCCGTGGATAAACCCGTCCTCGGCCCGCCGGGGACGGTCTGGACCACGGCAAAACTGCGCGGACTGTACCAGGCGCTCGCCATGACCGGCTGGGGGGCCGCCGCCCTACTCTGGGCCGGTGCGTTATTGTTCCGGCTGTTCGCTTCTTGA
- a CDS encoding conserved hypothetical protein (Evidence 4 : Homologs of previously reported genes of unknown function), protein MRYCSGCSLLDCFFDADLYYSRMRYDTIILGAGPAGLTAAGYAARPNGYQSGRVLVLDKAPRPGTKLLLAGGGKGNLTNRNVAVSDYVGEKPDFAAPALTRVTPETILTALRKTDIPLEEREHGRMFCTTSARVVLDRLLARLARTAVAVRTGTAVTSIRHAGGIFTVSCNGASFTAPRCILATGGPAWPQCGADDSGLHLARELGHRIVPPRPVLVPFVMPEGWPLAGLAGISLPARIACDTPGAPAFTDSLLFTHKGVSGPAALQISCWWKKGTALTIDFLPGENAGTLLDSATGKATPASVLGRLLPERLLAALLDGAVSRRRVAELSRKQRDAVADALHRHRVIPSRTEGLAKAEAAAGGVDVAGVDPATMQSRLVPGLFFCGEVLDITGRLGGYNLHWAWASGTVAGEAAAGKREGASL, encoded by the coding sequence GTGCGTTATTGTTCCGGCTGTTCGCTTCTTGATTGCTTTTTTGACGCAGATCTTTACTATTCGCGTATGCGGTACGATACCATCATCCTCGGCGCCGGTCCGGCGGGTTTGACCGCCGCCGGCTACGCCGCGCGCCCAAACGGATATCAGAGCGGACGGGTCCTTGTCCTGGACAAAGCCCCGCGCCCCGGCACCAAGCTGCTGCTGGCCGGGGGCGGTAAGGGCAACCTCACGAACCGGAACGTCGCTGTTTCCGATTACGTCGGGGAAAAACCCGACTTTGCCGCCCCGGCCCTCACGCGCGTTACCCCGGAAACCATCCTCACGGCGCTGCGCAAAACGGATATTCCCCTGGAAGAGCGCGAGCACGGCAGAATGTTTTGCACGACCAGCGCCCGCGTTGTTCTGGATCGTCTCCTGGCGCGGCTCGCCCGGACGGCCGTCGCGGTGCGGACCGGTACGGCCGTGACCTCCATCCGCCACGCCGGGGGCATTTTCACGGTTTCCTGCAACGGCGCGTCCTTCACCGCGCCCCGCTGCATCCTGGCCACGGGCGGCCCGGCCTGGCCCCAGTGCGGCGCGGACGACTCCGGTCTGCATCTGGCGCGGGAGCTGGGCCACCGCATCGTGCCACCCCGGCCCGTGCTTGTCCCCTTCGTCATGCCGGAAGGCTGGCCGCTGGCGGGCCTCGCGGGCATAAGCCTTCCGGCGCGGATAGCCTGCGATACGCCCGGCGCTCCCGCCTTCACGGATTCGCTCCTGTTCACCCACAAGGGCGTCAGCGGCCCGGCAGCATTGCAAATATCCTGCTGGTGGAAAAAGGGAACGGCCCTTACAATTGATTTCCTCCCCGGCGAAAACGCCGGTACGCTGCTGGACAGCGCCACGGGCAAAGCGACGCCCGCATCCGTCCTTGGCCGCCTTCTGCCCGAGCGCCTTCTTGCCGCGCTGCTGGACGGCGCCGTTTCCCGCCGCAGAGTGGCCGAGCTTTCCCGCAAGCAGCGGGACGCCGTCGCGGATGCGCTGCACCGCCACCGCGTCATCCCCTCGCGCACAGAGGGGCTTGCCAAAGCCGAAGCCGCCGCCGGGGGGGTGGACGTGGCCGGCGTCGACCCCGCAACCATGCAAAGCCGTCTGGTGCCGGGGCTGTTCTTCTGCGGCGAAGTCCTGGACATTACCGGCAGGCTCGGCGGCTACAACCTGCACTGGGCCTGGGCCAGCGGCACGGTTGCCGGAGAAGCGGCGGCGGGAAAAAGAGAAGGAGCATCGTTATGA
- a CDS encoding hypothetical protein (Evidence 5 : No homology to any previously reported sequences): MTEIELLICVAVLAGIAASRLLKKQRRPNHGLPHLEQVMQGDADAAQLLDLADALAKSVIDRAKALGKPPLFITASGDLYDDFFPPREPRPGSTPEQYANAVLADCVRRYRDARAHRAVEIFHFPLYALCTGAGLAVSSFRRLGGSSRDMRDLAEFLAPPLDPGDWEQYRDYYLEVALLLDLPRARIDAYLAKRWEICSNRLKDAAPPLQ, from the coding sequence ATGACTGAGATAGAACTACTTATCTGCGTGGCGGTCCTCGCCGGAATTGCCGCCAGCAGGCTTCTGAAAAAACAGCGCAGGCCGAACCACGGCCTGCCGCACCTGGAACAGGTCATGCAAGGCGACGCGGATGCGGCGCAACTTCTGGATCTGGCCGACGCGCTTGCCAAAAGCGTGATAGACCGGGCGAAAGCGCTCGGCAAACCCCCTCTTTTCATTACGGCCAGCGGCGATCTGTACGACGACTTTTTCCCGCCCAGAGAACCGCGCCCCGGCAGCACGCCGGAGCAATACGCCAACGCCGTTCTGGCGGACTGCGTCAGACGCTACAGAGACGCCAGAGCCCATCGGGCCGTGGAAATATTCCACTTTCCCCTATATGCCCTGTGCACCGGGGCGGGGCTTGCCGTCTCCTCCTTCCGGCGCCTGGGCGGGTCTTCGCGGGACATGCGCGACCTCGCGGAATTTCTGGCCCCGCCGCTGGACCCCGGCGATTGGGAACAATACAGGGACTATTATCTTGAAGTGGCTTTGCTGCTCGACCTGCCGCGCGCGCGGATAGACGCCTACCTCGCGAAACGGTGGGAAATTTGCAGCAACAGGCTTAAGGACGCGGCGCCTCCCCTTCAATAG
- the trmFO gene encoding Methylenetetrahydrofolate--tRNA-(uracil-5-)-methyltransferase TrmFO — protein sequence MSSSVVIIGAGLAGCECAMALAARGLPVVLYEMKPGAFSPAHTSADFAELVCSNSFRSDEPENAVGLLKEEMRALGSLVMDVAGQTRVPAGKALAVDRERFAAAMTQRIMETPNITVVRREVTALDDAASLTPEGTAPRAVVVAAGPLASDALSQSLAALTGGESLYFYDAIAPIILTDSVNMDIAFWGARYNPEDSDYLNCPMEKDEYFAFYEALLAGEKVAAREFEKETHFEGCMPIEALAERGPRTLAFGPLKPVGFTDPRTGRRPYALLQLRLENLNKSTVNMVGCQTKLTYGAQAEIFRLIPGLEKAEFARFGSMHRNTFVNAPKVLGPDLSLKGHPGIYLAGQITGVEGYVESAANGLWLGLSLAAALQGKTLPPPPETTAMGSLLRHLQTPVKHFQPSNVQYGLMPELGERIRRDSRKAQYAARGRAAFEAWCRETA from the coding sequence ATGTCTTCTTCTGTTGTCATTATCGGCGCGGGCCTTGCGGGGTGCGAATGCGCCATGGCCCTTGCCGCGCGCGGCCTGCCCGTCGTTCTGTACGAAATGAAACCCGGGGCCTTTTCCCCGGCCCATACCAGCGCGGATTTCGCCGAGCTCGTCTGTTCCAACTCGTTCCGCTCGGATGAGCCGGAAAACGCCGTCGGCCTTTTGAAGGAAGAAATGCGCGCCCTCGGCAGCCTTGTCATGGACGTTGCCGGGCAAACCAGAGTCCCCGCGGGCAAAGCCCTGGCCGTGGACCGGGAACGCTTTGCCGCCGCCATGACGCAACGGATTATGGAGACGCCGAATATCACGGTCGTCCGCCGGGAAGTGACCGCGCTGGACGATGCGGCCTCCCTCACGCCGGAGGGAACGGCGCCCCGCGCCGTTGTGGTGGCCGCCGGTCCCCTGGCTTCGGACGCGCTCTCGCAAAGCCTCGCCGCCCTGACCGGCGGCGAATCGCTCTATTTCTACGACGCCATCGCGCCCATCATCCTCACGGATTCCGTCAACATGGACATCGCCTTCTGGGGCGCGCGCTATAACCCCGAGGATTCCGATTACCTTAACTGCCCCATGGAAAAGGACGAATACTTCGCCTTTTACGAGGCCCTGCTCGCGGGGGAAAAGGTGGCGGCGCGCGAGTTTGAAAAGGAAACGCATTTCGAGGGCTGCATGCCGATCGAAGCGCTGGCCGAGCGCGGCCCGCGCACGTTGGCCTTCGGCCCGCTCAAGCCCGTGGGGTTCACCGACCCGCGCACCGGAAGGCGGCCTTACGCCCTGCTCCAACTCAGGCTCGAAAACCTGAACAAGAGCACCGTGAACATGGTGGGCTGCCAGACGAAATTGACGTACGGGGCGCAAGCCGAAATTTTCCGCCTGATACCGGGGCTGGAAAAGGCCGAATTTGCCCGGTTCGGCAGCATGCACCGCAACACCTTTGTCAACGCGCCCAAAGTGCTCGGCCCGGATCTTTCCCTAAAGGGGCACCCCGGCATCTATCTGGCGGGGCAGATCACCGGCGTCGAGGGCTACGTGGAATCCGCCGCCAACGGGCTCTGGCTCGGCTTGTCCCTGGCCGCGGCGCTGCAGGGGAAGACGCTCCCCCCGCCGCCGGAAACCACGGCCATGGGCTCGCTTCTCCGCCACCTGCAAACCCCGGTCAAGCATTTCCAGCCCTCCAACGTGCAGTATGGCCTCATGCCCGAACTCGGCGAACGGATCCGCAGAGATTCGCGCAAGGCGCAATATGCCGCGCGGGGCCGCGCCGCGTTCGAGGCCTGGTGCCGGGAAACGGCCTGA
- a CDS encoding conserved membrane hypothetical protein (Evidence 4 : Homologs of previously reported genes of unknown function) yields the protein MLHALLDAYPWALPLAIFFGRICDVSLGTLRILFVSKGEKKIAPLIGFVEVFIWVVIIAQVLSRANDLLSFLSYAGGYATGTYIGLCIEERIGYGFAKYRVFTLLNGHELMALLNKDGFGSTMVHGEGSVSEIDIIETVINRRDAKKVESLIESFDPKAFCLVEDIRAKQLGIFAKRQSLLQRK from the coding sequence ATGTTGCACGCGTTGCTGGATGCGTATCCCTGGGCCCTGCCCCTGGCGATCTTTTTCGGGCGGATCTGCGACGTTTCCCTGGGAACGCTGCGTATTCTTTTCGTCTCGAAGGGCGAGAAGAAAATCGCCCCGCTGATCGGGTTCGTCGAGGTGTTCATCTGGGTGGTCATCATCGCCCAGGTGCTTTCGCGGGCCAACGATTTGCTGAGCTTTCTGTCGTACGCGGGCGGGTATGCCACCGGGACGTACATCGGGCTGTGCATCGAAGAGCGCATCGGGTACGGGTTCGCCAAATACCGGGTGTTCACCCTGCTGAACGGCCATGAGCTGATGGCGCTGCTGAATAAGGACGGGTTCGGCTCCACCATGGTCCACGGGGAAGGGTCCGTCTCCGAGATCGACATCATCGAGACGGTCATAAACCGGCGGGACGCGAAGAAGGTCGAATCCCTGATCGAGAGCTTTGACCCCAAGGCTTTCTGCCTTGTCGAGGATATCCGCGCGAAGCAGCTCGGCATTTTCGCCAAGCGGCAGTCGCTGCTGCAACGGAAATAG
- a CDS encoding conserved hypothetical protein (Evidence 4 : Homologs of previously reported genes of unknown function): protein MLVPSPIDPKTASPYTGEEHRAILFYSKEARMSFASPAAAAAWLTETANAFIGSPDNDMHLPGTREPAFDPPLTALAAGDDLIWEDFKRHVGSYHWTPLEAFSLGYPEETVTASELAVMSWILPQTEATLRDHRKEKALPAERWARSRIFGEEHVNNGLRRHMLASLHAKGIQAVAPFILKEWQGMPSEEYVFSSTWSERHAAYAAGLGTFGLCDGLITPMGKAMRAGSVVVRLAVPVAGRPYTDHREYCLFFNSGTCGVCMKRCPVGALSPEGHDKRVCKAYLNGVTADYVKNTWHFDGYGCGLCQVAVPCERRIPPRPKKRREM, encoded by the coding sequence GTGCTCGTGCCCTCCCCGATTGACCCGAAAACGGCAAGCCCGTATACCGGGGAGGAGCACAGAGCCATTCTCTTTTATTCCAAGGAGGCGCGTATGTCCTTTGCTTCTCCCGCCGCGGCGGCTGCCTGGTTGACGGAAACGGCCAACGCCTTTATAGGGAGCCCGGATAATGACATGCATTTGCCGGGCACCCGCGAGCCGGCATTTGATCCGCCCCTGACGGCCCTTGCCGCCGGGGATGACCTCATATGGGAGGATTTCAAGCGCCACGTGGGTTCCTACCACTGGACGCCGCTGGAAGCCTTTTCCCTGGGATACCCGGAGGAAACGGTCACGGCCTCGGAACTCGCGGTCATGAGTTGGATACTGCCGCAAACCGAGGCGACGCTGCGCGACCACAGAAAGGAAAAAGCGCTGCCCGCGGAGCGCTGGGCGCGGTCGCGGATCTTCGGCGAGGAGCACGTGAACAACGGCTTGCGGCGGCACATGCTCGCGTCGCTGCATGCAAAGGGCATACAGGCCGTGGCCCCGTTCATCCTGAAGGAATGGCAGGGCATGCCCTCGGAAGAATATGTCTTTTCCTCGACCTGGTCCGAGCGCCACGCGGCCTATGCCGCCGGGCTGGGGACATTCGGCCTGTGCGACGGGCTTATAACGCCCATGGGCAAGGCCATGCGGGCGGGGTCGGTCGTCGTGCGCCTCGCCGTGCCGGTGGCCGGGCGGCCTTACACGGACCACCGGGAGTATTGTCTGTTTTTCAATTCCGGCACGTGCGGCGTGTGCATGAAGCGGTGCCCGGTCGGCGCGCTGTCGCCGGAGGGGCATGATAAACGGGTCTGCAAGGCGTATCTCAATGGCGTGACAGCGGACTACGTCAAGAATACATGGCATTTTGACGGCTACGGCTGCGGGCTCTGCCAGGTGGCGGTGCCCTGTGAACGGCGGATACCGCCCAGGCCGAAGAAGCGCCGGGAAATGTAA
- a CDS encoding conserved hypothetical protein (Evidence 4 : Homologs of previously reported genes of unknown function), with protein MAFTETERAILRIVQRDLPDSLTPFADIAEAAGTDEAYVLDLLRRMKETGAIRRFGASVKHQKAGFTHNAMVAWKIAPEHVDEAGKAAAANESVSHCYYRPSPVEDWPYTLYTMVHGRSEQECEAAIAALGALPRMGEHAVLSSLKELKKISMTYF; from the coding sequence ATGGCATTCACTGAAACCGAACGCGCGATTTTACGCATAGTGCAACGCGACCTGCCGGACAGCCTCACCCCGTTCGCGGACATCGCCGAAGCCGCGGGCACGGACGAGGCATACGTGCTCGATCTTCTGCGCCGCATGAAAGAGACGGGCGCCATCCGCCGCTTCGGGGCCAGCGTCAAACACCAGAAAGCCGGGTTCACCCACAACGCGATGGTGGCCTGGAAAATCGCCCCCGAACATGTGGATGAAGCCGGGAAAGCCGCCGCCGCCAACGAGAGCGTTTCCCACTGCTACTACAGGCCTTCCCCCGTGGAGGACTGGCCGTACACCCTGTACACCATGGTCCACGGCCGCTCGGAACAGGAGTGCGAGGCCGCCATAGCGGCCCTTGGCGCGCTGCCCCGCATGGGAGAGCACGCCGTGCTCTCCAGCCTCAAGGAACTGAAAAAAATATCCATGACCTATTTCTGA
- the hemL gene encoding glutamate-1-semialdehyde aminotransferase (aminomutase) (Evidence 2a : Function of homologous gene experimentally demonstrated in an other organism; PubMedId : 1643048, 2045363; Product type e : enzyme): MPTRSQELFARAEKRIPGGVNSPVRACISVGADPFFVASASGSRLTTVDGEEYIDLVQSWGPLLLGHAHPAVTKAVVDAAAKGSSYGAPCEDEVRLAEAVCNAMPHVEMVRMVNSGTEATMSALRLARAATGRNKLIKFEGCYHGHGDAFLASAGSGVATLSIPGTPGVPEAVVADTLLAPYNDLQKVRELFASHGKDIAAVIVEPVAGNMGLVLPAPGFLQGLRDLCDESGALLILDEVITGFRVGYNGAASRFGIRPDLTTLGKIIGGGLPVGAYGGRRDLMEQVAPSGGVYQAGTLAGNPLAMAAGLATLGVLAKSDYAALENRTETFCAALEKLFAGAAIPVRINRIASMFTIFFTASPVTDFASAKQGDAKRYAALYRAMRANGVALAPSAFEAAMLSFAHTDEDMAAVLAAFKASVAAL, encoded by the coding sequence ATGCCCACCCGTTCCCAGGAGCTCTTTGCCCGCGCCGAAAAACGCATCCCCGGCGGCGTCAACAGCCCCGTGCGCGCCTGCATTTCCGTCGGCGCGGATCCCTTTTTCGTCGCCTCCGCCTCGGGCAGCCGCCTTACCACGGTCGACGGGGAGGAATATATCGACCTCGTCCAGTCCTGGGGGCCGCTCCTGCTCGGGCACGCGCACCCCGCCGTGACAAAGGCCGTGGTGGACGCGGCCGCCAAGGGCTCCAGCTACGGCGCGCCCTGCGAGGACGAGGTGCGCCTCGCCGAAGCCGTCTGCAACGCCATGCCCCACGTGGAAATGGTCCGCATGGTCAACTCCGGCACCGAAGCCACCATGAGCGCCCTGCGCCTCGCCCGGGCCGCCACCGGGCGCAATAAACTCATCAAGTTTGAAGGCTGCTACCACGGGCACGGCGACGCCTTCCTCGCCAGCGCCGGGTCCGGGGTGGCGACGCTCTCCATTCCCGGCACGCCGGGCGTTCCCGAAGCGGTCGTCGCGGATACCCTCCTTGCCCCCTACAACGACCTGCAAAAGGTCCGCGAGCTTTTCGCCTCCCACGGCAAGGACATCGCCGCCGTGATCGTGGAACCCGTCGCGGGCAACATGGGCCTCGTCCTGCCCGCGCCCGGCTTCCTCCAGGGGCTGCGCGACCTGTGCGACGAATCCGGCGCGCTCCTGATCCTCGACGAGGTCATTACGGGCTTTCGCGTGGGCTATAACGGCGCGGCGTCACGCTTCGGCATCAGGCCGGACCTCACCACCCTGGGCAAGATCATCGGCGGAGGCCTCCCTGTCGGGGCTTACGGCGGCAGGCGGGACCTCATGGAGCAGGTCGCACCGAGCGGCGGCGTGTACCAGGCCGGGACGCTGGCGGGCAACCCCCTGGCCATGGCCGCCGGGCTTGCGACCCTTGGCGTGCTTGCGAAAAGCGACTACGCCGCGCTGGAAAACAGGACCGAAACTTTCTGCGCCGCGCTGGAAAAACTGTTCGCGGGCGCCGCGATTCCCGTGCGGATCAACCGGATCGCCAGCATGTTCACCATCTTTTTCACCGCGTCCCCGGTGACGGATTTCGCCTCCGCCAAACAGGGGGACGCCAAACGGTACGCCGCCCTGTACCGGGCCATGCGCGCCAACGGTGTGGCGCTGGCTCCCTCGGCCTTTGAAGCGGCCATGCTCTCCTTCGCCCACACGGACGAGGACATGGCGGCCGTGCTCGCCGCCTTCAAAGCATCCGTCGCGGCGCTGTAA